The Hippopotamus amphibius kiboko isolate mHipAmp2 chromosome 16, mHipAmp2.hap2, whole genome shotgun sequence genomic interval AGGAAGGAACCATAGGAATCAAAACTTGCATCTTTTAGAATCTCAGAAACGCAGAGGAAACACTCTGTGTTTGttacaatataaaaatgaacaatctATGCTACCTCCAGGGCCGGCATTCTGGTAGCGAGTGGTTCTTTTGGGGATTTCACGATTCCCAAATTCTAAGACGCTGACATCCTCTGGGTCTAAGGAAATGCCAAGGCTGGGCGTGGAGCCGGTCCAGGGCTGATGTGGAAGGGGGCGTCGGGGCCGCCAGGGGACGCTCCATGTCACGGCCCGACCCCTGCGGGCCTGAGCTCAGACCCAGGGAATGCGCGGCGGGCCCGGGCAGGTGCCGCACCTCCCGCCGCGGCAGGGGagccggggccgggcggggcgcaAGGGTGGCGCGGACCGCGCCTCAGCTCCAGGCCCCCGTCCTTCACCGCCAGGTCTTCTCCGctgggctcccctcccctccgcccttAGGTTTCCTTCCCCCGCATCTTCTGCATCCCAGCCAGGTTCTTTAGGGTAAAAAAATCGGTGGCGGTGGTGCGGTTCCTGGAGGAATCACTCTCAGTAGGAACCGGATCAGAGAGCCAGGCTGGGCTGGAAATACCTAGGTTGGAATCCTCTAGCTCTGTCCGCATAGACAAAGGCTGGGAGAGGCCCCACCCTCTCTGGGGCCTGGTTTCCCCTTCTGTGGACGTCTGCGGAATGAGATAGGGCCTTCTCCCTCTTTAAATCTCTACCTTCGGCTAGTTATTtcgcttctctgtgcctcagtttccttgtgtgtaTAATGGGGGAATTAATACATTCACCTCAAAGAAGTGTGAGGTTTGAATGACATAATTTATGTATAGTTTCGAACAGGACAGGGTACAAAGTAaagcacacacatataaaattccTAATTCCCAAGCCTGGAACAGACTCAGGGCCCAAAACccgaagtaatttttttttcctccaaaacgGCCCTTTCAAATCTTTCTGAGATTCTAAAAGCCCTCAGCTTTGACCCCTGGAGTTTTGACTTCAGCCCTTGGATCTCAGAACCCTAAATTTTCccctgctttcctgagttctggcCATCCTCACTTCTGGCCCATTCCAGGGCATAGGAATCCCTGGGAGATTCCAGACAGAAGGTGGCAAAAGCCTAGGGTATGGTCTGTGCCCACAttacagcctcagtttccccactgaaCTAAAGAGAAGTCATTCCCTGGGGTGGGCTCAGCAAACCTCAGTGGAAGTGAGACCTTTGGGCAGTTGCCGGAGACTTCTGTAGCCAATGGGAACCATCTATTACCGGCCAGCCCTGAGCCTGGCATGCTGTGAGCTCTGTCTTGGCAGCcacagttattatttttaatttcatctcaGGCTATCACCAAATGCCCTTCAAGCCCAGACATTAGGAAGCTCGTCCCTCTCTCATCAGAACCCccggcctcccccacccccttgttTAATCCCTTCACATGACGCttgggggtggagagaagggggagTCAGGCAGAGGGAGGTGCCGGGCCATGCCCTCCCCCAGCTTCAAGGACAGATACACACCTCCAGAATTAGCCTCTATCCTCCCTTATCTCCCACACTACCTCAGGTCAGACAGATGGGAGTGGAGGTGACACTTCTCACCTCAGGGTCAGGGCCAGGAGCCCTAGGAGAGAAGTTAGTCAGAAAATCCGGTGAGAGTGGATGGAATCCCGATGCCCAGAGAGCTGCTGAGGAAGGGGGAGGGCAAAGCctgacccaccccctccccactctgctgccagTGTGGCCTCAAAGCCTTAGTTTACCCCTGTCCTCTCTGTAATGGCTGTATCGTGCCCGCCATGCAAGCCCCCTTCCACTTTCTGGAATTCTGCCCCGGATTCTAGAACGCCCTTTGCCAATGCCAGATATCTCCCACCTTTAGGGGGCAATAGGGGGGTACCCTGCCCCCGCCAGGGGGCGCCCCGGGGCGGAGGTCCCTCCTCTGGTTAGGCAGGTCCGACGCCCCGGTTAATAACATGTTGGGGATCGCGCAGCGGCACAGAGGAGGTTGGAGACCTGccctactccccccccccccccccacatacacacacccgcCTTGGCTCCCACCCCAGAGTCAGAAAGTGGGGGGAACACCGGGACACAGCCTCCAGAGGGACCCTGGGTGTTTGTTCTGCTTCATTTCAAGAACCCGGGTTCCActatccccaccccacccctaactCTGCTCGGAGACCTAAAGTCTCCGTCAAGAAGGCAGCTGAAGGGTGGCATGGATGGCCGCCCATTCCAGAGTCCCAGCAGTCGTGGCCTCCCATCTCTCCCCAAGAGATCCAACACCCCAATTCTACTCAAGGACTCAGGCTTCTGAGAGCCCCACTTCGAGGGACTGAGGAGCCCCAGCTCCGAACGTCTCCCCGGGACCAAGGCGTCCGAGCCCTCCATTCCCAGAACTCAGGCATCCGAGCCCCTTTTCCTTTTGCCCAGTAAATCAGGCATCCAAGTTCTTGCCTTCTAATAACCCTGGCGTCTGCGCACCCCCAATTCCGCCCTGGGACCTCGCGTCCGAGTCTCCTCCCGACCCTCCCAGGGACAGGAGTGTCGGGCTCCACCAGAGCCGCTGAACCCCGGAGTATGGGGGGGTGTAACTCACGGATCCGGGGCAGATCTTGGCACCGGGGGGCTtcctccggctccggctccggctgcGGGGAGCGGAGGACGGGGCGGGGCAGGCTCCGCGAACAGGTTAGACGACGTGACTCCGAGGCGGGtcccagaggggagggggagccagGGTCGCCTCGAGCACCTTGGGACTTGTAGTCCCGGAGAGGCAGGACGTAGATGGGTACGTTCCTATTTGGATTGACCTAAAGTCCATTTCACAGACAGGAAGGGCGAGGTCGAAAGGCCAAGGGTGACCTGACTGTGTAAATAGAATCTAGACTCTTACCTCGCTGTGGCTGCAGGAGACGAACTCCTCAGTTCCTGCCCACCCCTCCGGGCTCAGTTTCCCCCTTGTTGAATGAAGATTTGGCCGCCACCAAAGAGGTAGAAGGTTACAGAGGCTGGGGAGACTCACATACTCGCCCCCAAGGCGAGAAGAGGGACTCGCTAAAATCAGTATCCCCTCGGGTCTCTAAGCCTCAATCTCCCCATCAGTAAAAAGGGTGGTTGGGATCTTTATAGAATCTCCCAAGAACAGCTCCCAAAGTTGGAGGCTAGGACTACGATTCCCATCAGCTTCCGCGACCGACGTCGGGCGCCTCCCAGTCTCGAGTCCTCTGGGAATTGTAGTCCCGGAGCCCGCAGGGGCCGCGCCTGGGTGTCTCGCCCACGCGCGAGAACTGTCCGGCGATCCCGGGAGGAGGCAACGCGTCCTCTTCCCCTGACGCTCCCTCCGCTTTGAGCAGCCGCTGGCTCGCTGAGAAGGTGGGCGCCCCAATTATAAAGTAGGATCCGAAATCTCGGCAGAGGGGGCGGGAATCAGCGCTGACACACCGGTCAGGAATGCAGTCGGGTCACCCTGTCTAGCCACAGTCCCGCGGCTCCGCCCGTCGCCCTACGCTGTGCAGTCCCCGTGGGAAGGGGCGTGGGTGTGTCCCCCAAATCTGCATCCACGTGCCGCTGTTTACACGCACCCCGGGCCAGGGAAGGGGCGCTGGTCAGGACTTCtactccctctcccttcctcaaaGCCTTTGGAAATGTCCCCCCACGCACGAGACTAAATCCACGAGGGTATCTACCCTTCTCTTTTGGTCCACAGCCCAGCCCCTTAGTCCGCACCGCCCCACGCGTGTCCAGCTCCGGAGTCCGGAGGCTCCGCCCAGGTACCCACAGGCTCCTCCTCCTATATTTCCCGCTCCCCTGGAGCCCAGAAGCCCCGCCCCTGGCTGGCAGTTAACGCCTTCGGGAGGAATTACCCCCATTTCTCCATTTTCCCACCTCTCCCATTCAAGTTCTGAACTTCCGAGGCATCTGGGCCTCCCTAGAAGGGACTGTAATACTGAAAGCACAGTCCTGCCGACCTGGACTCTTACCTGCCTCTTTAAGAATTTCAGACCAATCGATCTTCCTGTCTCTTTAAGAATAGGTCCTAAGAATGTGGCTGCCCCTTTAAGGCAACGTTGGGGCAAATCATGTCTGAGAGACTGTGGGGATACCCTCTGGAACCTGGTGCGGCTCTAACTCCCGCCAAACAGCGAATCAGCTGCTTTTGGGAGCAGACTTTCGGTGAAAGATGGCTTTCTCGGTTGTCTGCTGTGCACAAAGTGGAAATTTTCCCCACCTGTGCTCAGAGAGCCAGCGGGCTCCGAGCGACGCCTCCCGCGCTCCTGTGCCACTTGGAAGCTCCCAGATGAGGCCCCACCCCTTTGGTTCCACGTGGTCGGCGGCGGGGCCTGAGTGGCTCTGGCGGCTAGGTCTACCTGAGGCATGGGTCCCGGGATGGCGGGGACCCCGTCCGGCGGTGAGTTGCTTCACGGCGGGCCGACAGGGTGCAGAGAGTTGGCTAGCGGGAGGAGAAAAAGGGGCGCCTTGGAACGTTCGGACGGAAAAAGGGACATCCTCGGAGACAGGACCAGCGGAGAGTGTATCGCCCGAGCGATGGCGGGCGGGGGTGTGTGGTGGAATTAGGATAGAGAGAGGAtatcttggggtgggggtgggggggaggtggagagTACCACTGGAGAGAACAAGGATTGGGTTGGCGGATATAGGGGCGCCTCTGAGGGACAGACGCGGAGAGCGGAAAGACGCGGTAAGAGAATTGGGGCGCTCAGGAAGTTGGGACTAATTGACCAATAGGCGCCCCGGAGGACTGGACCAGCAGTTAAACTCCCGTTTACCCTTCTGCAGGTGCTGCTCGGTTTTCTTGTCCCCCCAACTTTACTGCGACGCCCCCAGCCTCAGAGCACACTCGTTTCTCTTTGGAGGCGTTGACCGGCCCAGATACAGAACTGTGGCTTATCCAGGCCCCCGCAGACTTCGCCCCAGACTGGTGAGTGGTCCCATGCCACCTCGCGGGAATACTCCTCACCCCAGTGGCTGAACCCGGGGGAAATTTAGAGGGGCTTTCCTGGGGAACCCAGAAATGCTGCTTCTCAGCTGCTGTTCCCTGTCCCACCAAAAGAATCTGACCAAGCTTCTGCCCTCCCCCGTTTCTCCCTTCAGCCTCAATGGGCGACTTGTGCCTCTCTCTGGCTCCCAGATGGTGAAGGGCAAGTTGGCAGGCAAGCGGCACCGCTACCGGGTCCTCAGCAGCAGTGGCCCTCAGGCTGGAGGAGAAGCAACCCTGCTGGCCCCCTCAGCGGAGGCGGGAGGGGGACTCAGCTGTGCCCCGGCGCCCCAGGGCAGCCTAAGGATCCTTGAGGGTCCCCAGGAATCCCTAACAGGGACCCTGCTGCAGCCCATTCCAGCAAATCCCCCACCACAGATGCCCCCTGGCCTGAAGCCTCGGTTCTGTGCCTTTGGAGGCAGCCCACCAGTCACAGGGCCTGGGGCAGTCTCAGCATTGGAGTCACTGGCctcagggaagaggaaaaagaagaggcgTGTGTcagaggcctcagttcctcaggAGGCAGTGAATGAGCACGGGGCCCTGGAGGTGGACACAGCTTTGGGGTTCGCAGAGGTGGAtgtggggaagaagaaaaaaaagcagcagctgaAAGAACTAGAGGTGATAGAGCCGCTGGCAACAGAGCCTGATGCTGAGACATTGGAACCTCTGGAAGCGCTGTCTCCATCCACtaccaagaagaggaaaaagaagcccAAAGAGGTAGAAATGGTCAAGCCAGAAATGGGGATGCTGGAGTCAGAAGAAAAGCCAGTGGAGCTGGAACTCATGGTTAAAAGCGAGCCTCTGGAAGAGACAGTCCAATCCCCTagcaagaagaggaagaagcaggagaCAGAAGGGATGGAGCCAGTGGAAGGGATGATAGTTGAGTCTCAGCTTCAGGTGAAGATGGAACCACAGGAGGAAGCCATTCCACTGTCGTCCtcgaagaagaagaaaaaagaaaaggggcacAAAGTCATGAGGGAGCCAGGGACTGAGGCTATAGAGCCAGAGATGAAACCTCTGGAGCTCCCAGGGGAGATGATGGAGCCTGTACTGCCACGGGAAGTGGAGCTGCAGGCTGAAGCACCTCTGGCATCtgccaaaaagagaaagaagaaagaaaaacggCAAAACGCGATGATGGAGCCAAGTACAGAGGTGGTGGAGCCACAGGAAGAAGTGATGGAGGCCCAGCTGCCAGGTGCTGTTGAGCCTCAGGCAGCTCTAGCATccaccaagaagaagaagaagaagaaagaaagagggcacAAAGAGACAGAGCCAGGGACTGAGATGATTAACCCACAAGGTGAGATGATGGAGCCTGAGCTGCCCGATGAGGGGCAGCCTGAGGCCAGGGCAGATCCGGCATccaccaagaagaagaaaaagcggGGCCAGGAAAGCCAGGTGCCAGAGACAGCATCCCAGGAGGAGATACCAGAGCCACTGCTGAATCCAGAGTCTGGGGAGGTAGCTCCCACGGGACAGGAGAGGAAGCGGAAGAAGAAGCCGCAGCAGGATCCCTTCTGAGCCTCCACCAGGGAAACCGACGACTGCAAGGCAGACAAGCTGAAAGTGGCCACCTGGGCCatcagaagcagagagcagagaagactccccctccccctgaccGCGCCAGCACACCAGCCGGAGCCTGGACCAGGAAAGTGCTTTATTGCTACACTGAGGGCCTCCTTGGCAGCTGAGGTTATCGGGGCACTTTCAAGAAGGGCTCGTGTAAGACCTCAAACAGCCTTCGAGcctggagggaagggaaaaagaaaaggaagcggTCATTAAATGAGCCATTTGTTTGATACATCAGAGTGGgcttttggttctttttctccTAGCTTGGAGGGAACTCTGGGGGCTAGGAGAGAGGTAGCCTGAGCTGGATTCTATCCCAGActggctgtgtgagcttgggctgGTCCCCACCCTCTCTGACCCTCGGTTTTCCCTCTCTGTAGGAGAGGCACTGTGGGCCTTCTGAAACCTCAGAACTTTGGGGTATGACGTCCCATTTATCTggggccccctcctgcccccaaccccttgagcccattctcaaggctcttaCCTTCTGGGGCCCCAGGCCTGGGCACAAGGCCAGATCTTCCCGCGATGCAGCTATGAGCTGTTCCAGAGACTGAGAAAGGTAGGAGTCAACAGTCAGGGAAGGTGAACACAAAactctcccctgccccagctgATATCCCTGgaaggaactgagatcctgctgcagggcaggggaggcaggaaggatggggcaggggcagggaggtaGAAGGAAATAAGTGGGGGGCTTTCTCAAAAAGGCAAGGGGGTAGAAATGCCTGCTGACACAAGGGAATTGTTCCTTACCCCAAAAGTACTCAGGAGTGTCTGACTGTCTGTTTTGTTGACTGACTTCACGGTGGTCAGACATTCAGTCAcctggaaggggagagggaggtggaagcagaggtgggttggaagaagaaaggagaacacGACTGAGCCTGTGAGGGTGGCACTGGGTCATTGCTGTGTCCTCAGACTGCCCTGCATGcaggaggtgctcaataaatgcttttttttttttttggtgtgttttttgaTTATGTGTTTTGATGATTAAAAGGTCATCTCAGAGAGATCCCCAACTAGCTGAGAGGGTGTCAGTGATGTGATTCAAGGATAAACGCCATTTATCTTGAGCTGGTTCTGCCTCTGAAGTTGGACCCGAGTTCATAACCAGGCCCCACTGCCTACTCCCTTTGAGACCCCGGGCAAGGGAactgacctctctgggcctccgttttcAGGCAAATGGGGGTCCTAATAGTACCCACCTTTGGACGTCCTCCATTACTCTTATCGTAGGAGCCCAGATTCAACATTTCATTCGGTAAATATTCCCTGAGCACTCACTGAGCGCTCGGTGGTGCTGGGGACACAACTGGGACAGAGacagccccagccctgctctcctggagctcCCAGTCCAGTACAGGAGACAAATCAGTTCCAGACACAGTGACCCAGATAGGCAGGGCTGGGTCTGAGGGAGCCCAGCAGAGGCACATGACCTGGCCTGGGGAtctgggaagacttcctggagaagGAAGCATCAGAGCTGAGATGGGGTAAAGATGGGACTGGGCAGCTAAtcaaggcagagggaacaagaTGGGCACACAGAGAAGTGACAGAATGCAGGGGCAGGGGGAAGACGGGGCTGCTGGGCCAAAGAGGCAGGGCCTTAGAGAGCATGGtgagggcactggggagccatgggAGTGTTTTGAGCAGGAGAGGGCAGGCTCAGGTGTGTGCTTAGGAAGCCCCCTCTAGCTGTTGTTTGGGCAGGAGAAGGGACTGGAAGctgagggtggggttggggagggagagatATGACTTGAGATCAGAACTGCAGCTCAAGCCCCCaaggaggagctggggagaggcccAGGCAGGGAGGTGAAGTGGCCTCACCCTGGAGACAAAGTCCTGCTCCAGCTTCTCCATCAGGAGGTCTGCCGGCTTCTGCTCGTAGGCCTTGTATGTCTCCAGGTACCGTGCGGCCTCCTCAGGGCTGGGGTGAGAGACACTTCAGTCAGGGGAAGAGGATCTCATCATGTTTTAGATTAACTTCATTTGCTGACACTAAGGATTCCAAACTCTAATATACAGAGACATAAACATTCTCAACCTCCTAAACGTCCCCTGGCGGTAACTCTTGCTGGGCGGGTGCATCTTGACATGTCTTTTCTGGCTAAGGGCCAGAGCTTGGGAGCCTGACCAATTGGGTTCAGATCCCACTTCCCACCTGAGTTACCCTGGGCCAATGATTTccatctctctgggcctcgggTTTCCGCATCGGTAAAGCAGGGTGGATGCTAGTGACAATTAAACAAGTCCACGCTCTCTAAGTACTGTACCTGGTGCTTAGAAGTCTACTTAAGAAatggtaggacttcctaggtggcgcagtggttaagaatccgcctgccaatgcaaaggacccaggttcgagccctgttccggaaagatcccacatgccacagagcaactaagcccgtgtgccacaactactgagcctgcgttctaaagcctgtgagccacaactgttgagcccatgtgccgcaactactgaagcccatgcccctagaacccattctccacaacaagagaagccacctcagtgaggagCCCGAggaccaccatgaagagtagcccctcgctcaccgcaactagagaaagcaagtgtgcagcaacgaagacccaacacagccaataaacaaactgaataaaaaatttatttttcaaaaaatgttattAGCTCTTTTGGGAAGGAGGTCGGTGCCCAGAGCTTTGGCACCGGGTTCAAGAGGGAGAAAAACCAGAAACACCATTTCTTTTCCCAGCCACAGGAAGACCACCTCATGAAGCAGTCAGCTCCCACTATCCAGAAAAATGGAGCTTTGAAGGTTTTTCATGTAGCGCACCTTCAAAAGGAAAAAGCTCCGGATGCTGACTGCTGACTCTTTTATTGCAACGAACCCGACTTCACAATCACCATTCATTTTCCCATTAGGCACTGGGTTTCTTTTTGACCTGTCATTAACTATTTCAAAGGCAGGTGAAACAACTAAATCACTAAAAGGGCCTGTCTGTGTGCGGAATAAAGGAACCCAGGTTTACTCGCACCAGGAAAAAAGctggtcttttttctctttggaactTGAGAATATTGAGTTGAGTGGAAgtacataaagtatttgtcttgaGGCATTTTCTTAGCCTTCCAAGTCTAGCTAGTGAGCAATGTTTGTTGATTAAACGTTGATTTATAGTCTTGAAAGAAACACTCGTTTTTCTAATCCTGTGTTTTCTccacgggctttgttgctttcCTCTCGCTGCAGCGgggattattattgttattgttattaatcaTTTGTCCAGGACGCACAAGTTAGCACGCTCTAACCACTTCCTGGCTTTCACTTTTGCCGCACAGTACAATCAGGACGTCCTTCCACATCCGAAGACAGAGCTCGACCCCATTTACTTAGTGGGTTCGAAATATTCCCTAGTTTGGATGTAAAGACATAGGAAGTATTCCCCGTGTGGGGGCCGAGCTGCATTCCAAAGCCCTTTATGTTCAGAAGCTTCTGGGCTCTCCTGAGAGATTCTGTAAGGCAGTTCTTATTTTCAGTCTGATACATGGAGGGGGAAACAGCCCAGCGGGGttgagtcacttgcccaagatcacacagctggcgAGGAGGAGAGACAGCTCCCTCAATGGGTCTGTCTCACCCGGCCGGGCTCTCCATACTCCACTGTGCTACTTCCCACAGCAAAAAGAGTGCAATTTTTATacgtgcttttgtttttttatttgtttgttttgttgggctgtaccccgtggcatgtggaaccctagttccccgagcagggatcaaacccacaccccctgcattggaagcgcagagtcttaaccagtggactgccaggagAGTCCCaatatacttatttttgttttaaaatacaactcacacataaatacatttttccaaatagtCAAACAGTATAGAGGTAACACACTCCTAGGGAGGGCACAGAATTACAAATACATTTACCCTTTGGCCTAAACACCCACTCCTGGGGTTCAGGGCAGTGGTGGGAGTATTGCTGGTAACACCGAGAGCCTGGGAACCACCCGAGTGTCTACCAATAGGGGGCTACTGAGCTGGCCCATCTACACGGTAGAATATCATACAGCTGAAAAAGAACATGGATCCAGATGTGGGGTAGTATTCAGTGATGGCAAATGAACTACCAatacatgaaaagacatggaggaacatTAAAAGcctattgctaagtgaaagaagccatccTGAAAAGGCTACTGTGAGCTAACAGAAAACATATATTGGTCTCTGTTCCCGGCACAGAGCTCTCCAATCCCTTGtaaattcctaagtgataagaacacCGGGGCATCTTTTGTTCCACTGAAGCGACTCTGCATGGCCGTGGATGGGGGCTGGTAGCCAGAAAGTCCAAGCCaggattagaagcttggaattttcagccctcCCTCCGATCctccagaggggagagggaccGGAAATGGAGTTAATAAGTGATCACGCCTACGTGAGAAGTCGCCACAAAATCCCGACACTAGTGCCGGGGTTTGGGGAGCTTCCAGGCTGGCGGACACATCCACACCGGGAGGGTAATGCACCCCAGCTCCACACAGACAGAAGCTCCTGCGCTCGGGACCCTCCCAGGCTTTGCcctatgtacctcttcatctgtGTCCTTTATCTTATCCTTTAATGAACTGGTCAACATaagtaagtgtttccctgagttcggAGATGCTGGGCTAGCAAAACAATCAAACCTGAGGAAGAGGTCATCGGAGCTCCTGACCTAGAGCCGGCTGGCCAGAGCACAGGTGAGTACCTGGGCGTGGGACTGGCGCCTGCAGTGTGTGCGTGGTGGGGCAGCGCTGCGAGCCCTTAACCTGTAGCATCTCATGTTacctccaggtagacagtgtcagaactgagctAAACCGTAGGATACCCAGCTGGCAGAGAATTTCTTCGTGTGGGGAAAATCCTCCACATATGTGGTGGCCATCAGTGAAGGGCTTTGTGTGAGGAGTAAAGGAGATTCACAGGACAAAGAACTGGGTTTTCCCTGCACACGAGGAGAACcgtggatttttctatttcagctacatactgtatgattccaactctatgacattctagaaaaggcaaaactacagagagtAAAAAGGTCAGAGGCTgacaggggttgggggagagagggGTGAATAGGGGG includes:
- the POLR1G gene encoding DNA-directed RNA polymerase I subunit RPA34 isoform X1 translates to MGPGMAGTPSGGAARFSCPPNFTATPPASEHTRFSLEALTGPDTELWLIQAPADFAPDCLNGRLVPLSGSQMVKGKLAGKRHRYRVLSSSGPQAGGEATLLAPSAEAGGGLSCAPAPQGSLRILEGPQESLTGTLLQPIPANPPPQMPPGLKPRFCAFGGSPPVTGPGAVSALESLASGKRKKKRRVSEASVPQEAVNEHGALEVDTALGFAEVDVGKKKKKQQLKELEVIEPLATEPDAETLEPLEALSPSTTKKRKKKPKEVEMVKPEMGMLESEEKPVELELMVKSEPLEETVQSPSKKRKKQETEGMEPVEGMIVESQLQVKMEPQEEAIPLSSSKKKKKEKGHKVMREPGTEAIEPEMKPLELPGEMMEPVLPREVELQAEAPLASAKKRKKKEKRQNAMMEPSTEVVEPQEEVMEAQLPGAVEPQAALASTKKKKKKKERGHKETEPGTEMINPQGEMMEPELPDEGQPEARADPASTKKKKKRGQESQVPETASQEEIPEPLLNPESGEVAPTGQERKRKKKPQQDPF
- the POLR1G gene encoding DNA-directed RNA polymerase I subunit RPA34 isoform X2, which codes for MVKGKLAGKRHRYRVLSSSGPQAGGEATLLAPSAEAGGGLSCAPAPQGSLRILEGPQESLTGTLLQPIPANPPPQMPPGLKPRFCAFGGSPPVTGPGAVSALESLASGKRKKKRRVSEASVPQEAVNEHGALEVDTALGFAEVDVGKKKKKQQLKELEVIEPLATEPDAETLEPLEALSPSTTKKRKKKPKEVEMVKPEMGMLESEEKPVELELMVKSEPLEETVQSPSKKRKKQETEGMEPVEGMIVESQLQVKMEPQEEAIPLSSSKKKKKEKGHKVMREPGTEAIEPEMKPLELPGEMMEPVLPREVELQAEAPLASAKKRKKKEKRQNAMMEPSTEVVEPQEEVMEAQLPGAVEPQAALASTKKKKKKKERGHKETEPGTEMINPQGEMMEPELPDEGQPEARADPASTKKKKKRGQESQVPETASQEEIPEPLLNPESGEVAPTGQERKRKKKPQQDPF